From Veillonella dispar, one genomic window encodes:
- the hemE gene encoding uroporphyrinogen decarboxylase has protein sequence MNTAYLDMIQGKNPGVTPVWYMRQAGRSQTEYRKIKEKYTLFEITKEPELCARVTELPVKEYGVDAAILYKDIMSPMVGMNVKVELKAGVGPVFNTPIRSMVDVDKLDAFDPTKVDYIGKTITLLTSGMLDVPLIGFCGAPFTIASYLIEGGPTKNYNKTRGMLIGAPDVWNALMTKLADMSIEYLSMQAEAGANALQIFDSWVGAVNADQYKQGIYPHMERIIKTVKERYPHLPMAMNGVGTDHLVSIWSHLPLDVIALDWRSSIVMANERGVTQTVQGNLDPAYLFADEKTLAHEVDRILLDGVRYGRHIFNLGHGVFPEADPKKLHWLTDYVHERSRELWAQEG, from the coding sequence TTGAATACAGCATATTTAGATATGATCCAAGGGAAGAACCCTGGTGTAACACCTGTATGGTATATGCGCCAAGCTGGTCGTAGCCAAACGGAGTACCGTAAAATTAAGGAAAAATATACGCTCTTTGAAATTACAAAAGAGCCTGAGTTGTGTGCTCGTGTTACGGAATTACCTGTAAAAGAATACGGTGTGGATGCAGCGATTCTTTATAAGGATATTATGAGTCCTATGGTGGGGATGAATGTAAAGGTAGAACTCAAGGCTGGTGTGGGCCCTGTGTTTAATACACCGATTCGCTCCATGGTTGATGTAGATAAACTAGATGCCTTTGATCCTACAAAGGTAGATTATATTGGAAAGACAATTACATTGTTAACGTCTGGTATGCTCGACGTGCCACTCATTGGTTTCTGCGGAGCGCCGTTTACCATTGCGTCTTACCTTATCGAAGGTGGACCAACAAAGAATTATAATAAGACCCGTGGCATGCTCATCGGTGCGCCTGATGTGTGGAATGCATTGATGACAAAGTTAGCGGACATGTCTATTGAATACTTGTCTATGCAAGCCGAAGCAGGTGCGAATGCACTACAAATTTTTGACTCTTGGGTAGGTGCTGTGAATGCGGACCAATACAAACAAGGGATTTATCCTCATATGGAACGCATTATTAAGACTGTTAAAGAACGATACCCTCATTTGCCTATGGCTATGAATGGTGTTGGTACCGATCATCTTGTATCTATTTGGTCTCATTTGCCATTAGATGTAATCGCCCTTGATTGGCGTAGCTCCATCGTTATGGCCAATGAACGAGGTGTAACACAGACGGTACAAGGCAATTTAGATCCAGCTTACTTATTCGCTGATGAAAAAACATTAGCTCACGAAGTAGATCGTATTTTACTTGACGGTGTTCGTTACGGTCGCCATATCTTTAATTTAGGTCATGGCGTATTCCCAGAAGCGGATCCTAAGAAGCTTCATTGGCTCACAGACTATGTACATGAACGTAGTCGTGAACTATGGGCTCAAGAGGGGTAA
- the hemH gene encoding ferrochelatase produces the protein MNIEKKGLLFLSYGSPLSKDDLVPYMTSIRHGRVPTDAEVVNLTRRYDAIGQWSNVELQTMAERQYETLITLLPSMPSAIGYLHMKPSIADAVDDLVQQGVEHIVAIVTAPFFTSLGTGAYEKQVQAAIGTHQGVTFDVIRSWWDQPPFMEYWVKAVSDCINDTNDVFVIFSAHSIPLINSHNGDSYALALEKSAREIAERCGLSNWSVAWQSAALHGQWLGPTVEEAINQALRNGAIHIAFVPFGFVSNHVEVLYDNDVECKELVDAGGAVYMRAQMPNCNETFLQAMASAILERIHS, from the coding sequence GTGAACATTGAGAAAAAAGGATTATTATTTTTATCCTATGGTAGCCCTTTAAGTAAGGATGATTTAGTGCCATATATGACGAGCATTCGTCATGGTCGTGTGCCTACAGATGCGGAAGTGGTTAATCTTACACGCCGCTATGATGCAATTGGACAATGGTCTAATGTAGAATTACAAACAATGGCAGAGCGTCAATATGAAACATTGATTACATTGTTACCATCTATGCCATCAGCTATTGGCTATCTTCATATGAAACCTTCGATTGCTGATGCGGTAGATGATTTAGTCCAACAAGGTGTAGAACACATCGTTGCTATCGTAACGGCTCCATTTTTTACGTCTCTTGGTACAGGGGCCTATGAGAAGCAAGTACAAGCTGCCATTGGTACTCATCAAGGTGTAACATTTGATGTGATTCGCTCCTGGTGGGATCAACCACCATTTATGGAATATTGGGTAAAAGCCGTTTCGGATTGTATCAATGATACTAACGATGTATTTGTAATTTTTAGTGCTCATAGTATACCGCTTATTAATAGCCACAATGGAGATTCTTATGCGTTAGCTTTAGAGAAAAGTGCCCGAGAAATCGCAGAACGTTGTGGTTTATCTAATTGGTCTGTGGCTTGGCAGAGTGCGGCCCTACATGGTCAATGGTTAGGTCCTACCGTAGAAGAGGCTATCAATCAAGCTCTACGTAATGGTGCGATACATATCGCCTTTGTACCATTTGGCTTTGTCAGCAATCATGTAGAGGTGTTGTACGATAATGATGTGGAGTGTAAAGAACTCGTTGATGCGGGCGGCGCTGTATATATGCGTGCACAGATGCCGAATTGTAATGAAACATTCTTACAAGCTATGGCGAGTGCAATATTAGAAAGGATTCATTCGTGA